One segment of Curtobacterium sp. MR_MD2014 DNA contains the following:
- a CDS encoding amino acid transporter: MLHGADQGASHQGPHQVEVEKTHSWWRVMCLTGVDYFSTLGYQPAIAALAAGLLSPIATIVLVLVTLFGALPVYRRVASDSFKGAGSIMMLEKLLPWWAGKLFVLVLLGFAVTDFMITMTLSAADATAHIAENPFTPHWFTEIPVPITLVLLLLLGVVFLRGFKEAIGIAVGLVAVFLLLNAVVVVVALWHVFERPVVASDWWSNLTAQHSNPLVMIGIALVVFPKLALGLSGFETGVAVMPQVRGGAGDDPDGRPEGRIRGTKRLLTTAAIIMSTFLITSSIATTFLIPQQEFQPGGGANGRALAFLAHEYLGNVFGSVYDVSTVAILWFAGASAMAGLLNLVPRFLPRYGMAPQWARATRPLVIIFTLIAFAITIIFEANVDAQGGAYATGVLVLITSAAVAVTLSARRRQQKKRTIGFGVIAVVFVYTTVANVIERPDGVRIAAVFIIAIVVVSLVSRVRRSFELRASSIELDATARQFIEADADQFSSVCIIANEPGAGTAEAYRSKGREERRDSGIPARVPTMFLEVLPADSSDFEEDLVVEGHVVQGHRVLRVRSGNVPNTIASTLLAVRDIAGVVPSIYFEWNEGSPIQNALRFVFTGVGDVAPVTREVLREAEPDVHRRPTVHVS, translated from the coding sequence ATGCTGCACGGAGCCGACCAGGGTGCCTCGCACCAGGGCCCCCACCAGGTCGAGGTCGAGAAGACCCACTCGTGGTGGCGGGTCATGTGCCTGACCGGCGTCGACTACTTCTCGACGCTCGGATACCAGCCCGCCATCGCGGCGCTCGCCGCCGGGCTGCTGTCGCCCATCGCGACGATCGTGCTCGTGCTCGTGACCCTGTTCGGCGCCCTGCCCGTGTACCGACGGGTCGCGTCGGACAGCTTCAAGGGTGCCGGCTCGATCATGATGCTCGAGAAGCTGCTGCCGTGGTGGGCCGGGAAGCTCTTCGTGCTCGTGCTGCTCGGGTTCGCCGTGACCGACTTCATGATCACGATGACGCTCTCGGCCGCCGACGCCACCGCGCACATCGCCGAGAACCCCTTCACGCCGCACTGGTTCACCGAGATCCCGGTGCCGATCACGCTCGTGCTGCTGCTCCTGCTCGGCGTCGTGTTCCTCCGCGGGTTCAAGGAGGCCATCGGCATCGCCGTCGGGCTCGTCGCGGTGTTCCTCCTGCTCAACGCGGTCGTCGTCGTCGTGGCGCTGTGGCACGTGTTCGAGCGTCCCGTCGTCGCGAGCGACTGGTGGTCGAACCTCACCGCGCAGCACAGCAACCCGCTCGTGATGATCGGGATCGCGCTGGTCGTGTTCCCGAAGCTGGCGCTCGGCCTCTCCGGCTTCGAGACGGGCGTGGCGGTGATGCCGCAGGTGCGCGGCGGGGCCGGTGACGACCCGGACGGCCGCCCCGAGGGACGGATCCGCGGCACGAAGCGCCTGCTGACGACCGCCGCGATCATCATGAGCACGTTCCTCATCACGTCCTCGATCGCCACGACCTTCCTCATCCCGCAGCAGGAGTTCCAGCCGGGCGGCGGCGCGAACGGTCGCGCCCTGGCGTTCCTGGCGCACGAGTACCTCGGCAACGTCTTCGGGTCGGTCTACGACGTGTCGACGGTGGCGATCCTGTGGTTCGCGGGCGCGAGCGCGATGGCCGGCCTGCTCAACCTCGTGCCGCGCTTCCTGCCCCGCTACGGCATGGCGCCGCAGTGGGCGCGTGCGACCCGGCCGCTCGTGATCATCTTCACGCTCATCGCCTTCGCGATCACGATCATCTTCGAGGCGAACGTCGACGCGCAGGGCGGCGCCTACGCCACGGGTGTCCTCGTGCTCATCACCAGCGCGGCCGTCGCGGTGACGCTGTCGGCTCGGCGGCGGCAGCAGAAGAAGCGGACGATCGGCTTCGGGGTCATCGCGGTGGTGTTCGTCTACACCACGGTCGCGAACGTCATCGAACGTCCGGACGGTGTCCGCATCGCCGCGGTCTTCATCATCGCCATCGTCGTCGTGTCGCTGGTGTCCCGTGTGCGGCGGTCGTTCGAGCTCCGGGCGTCGTCGATCGAGCTGGACGCGACCGCCCGGCAGTTCATCGAGGCCGACGCCGACCAGTTCAGCTCCGTCTGCATCATCGCCAACGAGCCGGGCGCCGGGACCGCCGAGGCCTACCGGTCGAAGGGGCGCGAGGAACGCCGCGACTCGGGCATCCCCGCGCGCGTGCCGACGATGTTCCTCGAGGTGCTGCCAGCCGACTCGTCCGACTTCGAGGAGGACCTGGTCGTCGAGGGACACGTCGTGCAGGGCCACCGCGTCCTGCGCGTCCGGTCCGGCAACGTGCCGAACACCATCGCGTCGACGCTGCTCGCCGTGCGGGACATCGCCGGCGTCGTGCCGAGCATCTACTTCGAGTGGAACGAGGGCAGCCCGATCCAGAACGCCCTGCGCTTCGTGTTCACCGGGGTCGGCGACGTCGCCCCGGTGACGCGCGAGGTCCTGCGCGAGGCGGAGCCGGACGTGCACCGGCGGCCGACCGTCCACGTGTCGTGA
- a CDS encoding DUF3097 domain-containing protein encodes MDDDRYGSDVLSGDWRSKGVKKVRQVPLERDMVLEDPDSGWAGAVVGLEAGNVALEDWKGRTRAFPFTGQFLLEGELVTLGRPQAPVGRSAAAAPPARAAGADGRPGTAAAVRHTTDGGRLRTASGSFAVEQQRARVALPSRIMVEGRHDAELVEKVWGADLRVEGVVVEYLEGVDNLADVLDEFRPTRERRVGVLVDHLVPGSKESRFADAVMRGKWGAHVLVVGHPFVDVWQSVKPARLGLEAWPTIPRSIEWKKGILQHLGWPAAEQADVARAWQRILGQVRTFNDLEPQLLGRVEELIDFVTEPRA; translated from the coding sequence GTGGACGACGACCGGTACGGCAGTGACGTGCTCTCGGGCGACTGGCGCTCGAAGGGCGTCAAGAAGGTGCGGCAGGTGCCGCTCGAACGCGACATGGTGCTCGAGGACCCCGACTCCGGGTGGGCGGGCGCCGTCGTCGGGCTCGAGGCGGGCAACGTCGCCCTGGAGGACTGGAAGGGTCGCACCCGCGCCTTCCCCTTCACCGGGCAGTTCCTGCTCGAGGGCGAACTCGTCACCCTCGGTCGTCCGCAGGCGCCGGTCGGTCGCTCCGCCGCGGCTGCACCCCCGGCTCGCGCCGCCGGTGCGGACGGGAGGCCCGGGACCGCGGCCGCCGTGCGGCACACGACCGACGGTGGTCGCCTCCGGACCGCGTCGGGTTCGTTCGCCGTCGAGCAGCAGCGGGCACGAGTGGCGCTGCCCTCGCGGATCATGGTCGAGGGCAGGCACGACGCCGAGCTCGTGGAGAAGGTCTGGGGCGCCGACCTCCGTGTCGAGGGCGTCGTCGTCGAGTACCTGGAGGGCGTCGACAACCTGGCCGACGTGCTCGACGAGTTCCGGCCCACCCGAGAGCGTCGCGTCGGGGTGCTCGTCGACCACCTCGTCCCGGGGTCGAAGGAGTCCCGGTTCGCCGACGCCGTGATGCGCGGGAAGTGGGGCGCGCACGTCCTCGTCGTCGGGCACCCGTTCGTCGACGTCTGGCAGTCGGTGAAGCCGGCGCGCCTCGGGCTCGAGGCGTGGCCGACGATCCCGCGCTCGATCGAGTGGAAGAAGGGCATCCTGCAGCACCTCGGGTGGCCCGCGGCGGAGCAGGCCGACGTCGCCCGTGCATGGCAGCGGATCCTCGGGCAGGTCCGGACCTTCAACGACCTGGAGCCACAGCTGCTCGGGCGCGTCGAGGAGCTCATCGACTTCGTGACCGAGCCGCGGGCCTGA
- a CDS encoding DMT family transporter, with translation MTDPAAADGPRVVPDPAAVGRASRPVGGPVAVLVAAAVWGTTGTATHFAPGVPAFVFGAVTFGLGGLVLAATTGRSALRAVVRPGARSWVLLGAVSLVVYAVAFYAALADAGVALGTTVAIGSSPLFAGIVEWAADGRRVTGRWVVATLVGVVGMVVVTLARTAAPGDGSLLLGLGSALLAGLTYATYSWAVARGMHAATRPAPVPPALPTAVSGSAAGAGGRGVVGAVFGLAAVPLVVLAAVAGRDALVVGANWPVFVYLALVPTVLGHSLYAVGLRRVSASVATLLSLFEPVVAAVLAVLVVGEHLGGAGWLGVALVVVGLALLAVPRRSGPPTSR, from the coding sequence GTGACCGACCCGGCGGCGGCCGACGGTCCACGTGTCGTGCCCGACCCGGCGGCGGTGGGTCGTGCCTCCCGTCCGGTGGGCGGCCCCGTGGCGGTCCTCGTCGCCGCCGCCGTGTGGGGGACGACGGGGACCGCGACCCACTTCGCACCCGGCGTTCCCGCGTTCGTCTTCGGTGCGGTCACGTTCGGTCTCGGCGGGCTCGTCCTCGCCGCGACGACGGGTCGCTCCGCGCTGCGCGCGGTCGTCCGACCCGGTGCACGGAGCTGGGTGCTGCTCGGCGCGGTCTCGCTCGTCGTGTACGCGGTCGCGTTCTACGCAGCGCTCGCGGACGCGGGGGTCGCGCTCGGCACGACGGTGGCCATCGGGTCGTCGCCGCTCTTCGCGGGCATCGTGGAGTGGGCGGCGGACGGGAGGCGCGTCACCGGTCGCTGGGTCGTCGCCACCCTGGTGGGCGTGGTCGGCATGGTCGTCGTGACGCTCGCGAGGACGGCGGCGCCGGGCGACGGGTCCCTGCTGCTCGGGCTCGGCAGCGCACTGCTCGCCGGACTGACGTACGCCACCTACTCGTGGGCGGTCGCGCGGGGGATGCACGCGGCGACCCGGCCTGCCCCGGTGCCGCCGGCACTGCCGACCGCCGTGTCGGGCAGTGCGGCCGGTGCCGGCGGGCGCGGGGTGGTCGGCGCCGTGTTCGGGCTGGCTGCCGTCCCGCTCGTGGTGCTCGCGGCGGTCGCGGGACGTGACGCGCTCGTCGTCGGGGCGAACTGGCCCGTGTTCGTGTACCTCGCGCTCGTGCCGACGGTGCTCGGACACTCGCTGTACGCGGTCGGGCTGCGGCGGGTCAGCGCCTCGGTCGCGACACTGCTGTCGCTGTTCGAGCCCGTGGTCGCCGCGGTGCTCGCCGTGCTCGTGGTCGGCGAACACCTCGGCGGTGCCGGGTGGCTCGGGGTCGCGCTCGTCGTCGTCGGCCTCGCGCTGCTCGCGGTCCCGCGACGGAGCGGCCCGCCTACTTCGCGGTGA
- a CDS encoding ATP-binding cassette domain-containing protein encodes MAIIEASGLTKTYRSRSGPVHALAGLDLSVPEGTVTALLGPNGAGKTTTVKVLTTLVTPDSGRATIDGVDVVADPQATRRSIGVSGQYAAVDENLTGAENLEMIGRLYHLGRRAARQRARELIEVFDLSEAGDRPVKGFSGGMRRRIDLAGALVTNPRVLFLDEPTTGLDPRSRLALWAIIEGLVGDGATVLLTTQYLEEADQLADDIAVIDDGRVIAEGTADQLKAQVGGHRVVVTLVDEDDREAVVTALRRHGVGDVETSADGRTSGIAVEAGPQALQRVLADLGEAGIRLHDAGMRRPTLDDVFLRLTGHAATADEEDAPDGGGGAGAGRSSRPGRRDTVGATGETNDSTPERVR; translated from the coding sequence ATGGCCATCATCGAAGCCTCCGGGCTGACCAAGACCTACCGATCGCGCTCGGGTCCGGTGCACGCGCTGGCCGGGCTCGACCTGTCCGTCCCCGAGGGCACCGTCACGGCGCTGCTCGGTCCGAACGGCGCGGGCAAGACCACCACCGTGAAGGTCCTCACGACGCTCGTCACCCCGGATTCCGGCCGGGCGACGATCGACGGCGTCGACGTGGTCGCCGATCCGCAGGCCACCCGGCGGTCCATCGGTGTCTCGGGGCAGTACGCCGCGGTCGACGAGAACCTCACCGGGGCCGAGAACCTCGAGATGATCGGCCGGCTGTACCACCTCGGTCGACGGGCAGCGCGGCAGCGGGCGCGCGAACTCATCGAGGTGTTCGACCTGTCCGAGGCCGGAGACCGACCCGTGAAGGGCTTCTCTGGCGGCATGCGTCGGCGCATCGACCTCGCCGGTGCGCTCGTCACGAACCCGCGCGTGCTGTTCCTCGACGAGCCGACCACCGGACTGGACCCCCGGAGTCGCCTGGCCCTCTGGGCGATCATCGAGGGCCTGGTCGGCGACGGCGCCACCGTGCTGCTCACGACGCAGTACCTCGAGGAGGCCGACCAGCTCGCCGACGACATCGCCGTGATCGACGACGGACGGGTGATCGCCGAGGGCACCGCCGACCAGCTCAAGGCACAGGTCGGTGGACACCGTGTGGTGGTCACCCTGGTGGACGAGGACGACCGGGAGGCCGTGGTCACCGCCCTGCGCCGCCACGGCGTCGGGGACGTGGAGACGTCGGCCGACGGGCGCACCTCCGGCATCGCGGTCGAGGCCGGACCGCAGGCGCTCCAGCGGGTCCTCGCCGACCTGGGCGAGGCGGGCATCCGGCTGCACGACGCCGGCATGCGACGCCCGACGCTGGACGACGTCTTCCTGCGCCTCACGGGACACGCCGCCACGGCGGACGAGGAGGACGCGCCGGACGGTGGCGGCGGGGCGGGCGCGGGACGTTCCTCCCGGCCGGGGCGACGCGACACGGTGGGAGCCACGGGGGAGACGAACGACAGCACCCCGGAGCGTGTCCGGTGA
- a CDS encoding methyltransferase domain-containing protein, giving the protein MTDRPRTVRGTDGGREPGARAVDLRQRDTVLQELMDDPGCDPRVLDRTFRRFAVVNALVSGWRAVWRTHVVPALPPSGRARVLDLGCGGGDLARSLVRWAGSDGLSLEVVGVDPDDRAIAAARRSTARGVTFRQASSTDLVAAGERFDVVVSNHVLHHLDDDARAAFLSDSEQLATGRSLHSDIRRSRQAYRAYALASPLVSAGTFVRVDGLRSIRRSFTVPELQEALPAGWRAERAAPHRVLAVRDA; this is encoded by the coding sequence GTGACGGACCGGCCACGGACCGTGCGCGGCACGGACGGCGGACGTGAGCCCGGCGCCCGAGCGGTCGACCTCCGACAGCGGGACACGGTCCTGCAGGAGCTGATGGACGACCCCGGGTGCGACCCGCGGGTGCTCGACCGGACGTTCCGGCGGTTCGCCGTGGTGAACGCGCTGGTCAGCGGGTGGCGGGCGGTCTGGCGGACGCACGTCGTCCCCGCGCTGCCACCGAGCGGTCGTGCGCGGGTGCTCGACCTCGGCTGCGGTGGCGGCGACCTGGCACGCTCGCTCGTGCGGTGGGCGGGCAGTGACGGGCTCTCGCTCGAGGTCGTCGGGGTCGACCCGGACGACCGCGCCATCGCTGCAGCCCGACGATCGACAGCGCGCGGGGTGACCTTCCGGCAGGCGTCGAGCACGGACCTCGTCGCCGCGGGGGAGCGGTTCGACGTCGTCGTGTCGAACCACGTGCTGCACCACCTGGACGACGACGCCCGAGCGGCCTTCCTGTCGGACTCCGAGCAGCTGGCCACCGGTCGGAGCCTCCACTCGGACATCCGTCGGTCGCGGCAGGCCTACCGCGCGTACGCGCTGGCATCCCCGCTCGTGTCCGCCGGGACGTTCGTCCGGGTGGACGGGCTCCGCTCCATCCGCCGGTCGTTCACCGTGCCGGAGCTGCAGGAGGCGCTCCCCGCGGGGTGGAGGGCCGAGCGGGCGGCGCCGCACCGTGTGCTCGCGGTCCGCGACGCGTAA
- a CDS encoding zinc-dependent alcohol dehydrogenase family protein has product MRATVIHAPRDIRVEERDTPVLIEPTDAVVKVTASCVCGSDLWPYRGVRGTEQAHTIGHEFVGVVESVGADVTGLSAGDFVIAPFTTNDGTCQACTHGMTSGCEHSSIFGGTTDAYGHPIGGAQSEYVRVPDAAATLVKVPGPVDDDLVPSLLTLSDVFSTGHHAAVSAEVGPGKTVVVVGDGAVGLSAVLAAARLGAERIIAMSRHADRQALAREFGATDVVETRGEEGIAAVRELLGGELADCALEAVGTAESMDQALRVVRPGGNVGYVGVPAGAPELPMPFLFAKNITVGGGMAPARAYIEELLPDVLSRTIEPGRVFDLELPLDQAAEAYAAMDERRAIKVLLRP; this is encoded by the coding sequence GTGCGCGCAACCGTCATCCACGCCCCTCGCGACATCCGCGTCGAGGAGCGCGACACCCCCGTCCTCATCGAGCCCACCGACGCCGTCGTCAAGGTGACCGCGTCCTGCGTCTGCGGATCGGACCTCTGGCCGTACCGCGGCGTCCGCGGGACCGAGCAGGCCCACACCATCGGGCACGAGTTCGTGGGCGTCGTCGAGTCCGTCGGCGCCGACGTCACGGGCCTGTCCGCCGGCGACTTCGTCATCGCGCCGTTCACGACGAACGACGGCACCTGCCAGGCGTGCACGCACGGCATGACGAGCGGCTGCGAGCACAGCTCGATCTTCGGCGGCACGACCGACGCGTACGGCCACCCCATCGGCGGCGCCCAGTCGGAGTACGTCCGGGTGCCCGACGCCGCGGCGACGCTCGTGAAGGTCCCGGGCCCGGTGGACGACGACCTCGTGCCGTCGCTCCTCACGCTCTCCGACGTCTTCTCGACGGGACACCACGCCGCCGTGTCGGCCGAGGTCGGCCCGGGGAAGACGGTCGTGGTCGTCGGCGACGGCGCGGTCGGCCTGTCCGCGGTGCTCGCCGCCGCGCGCCTGGGTGCCGAGCGGATCATCGCGATGAGCCGGCACGCAGACCGCCAGGCACTGGCGCGGGAGTTCGGGGCGACCGACGTCGTCGAGACCCGCGGCGAGGAGGGCATCGCCGCCGTGCGCGAACTGCTCGGCGGGGAGCTCGCCGACTGCGCCCTCGAGGCCGTCGGTACCGCGGAGAGCATGGACCAGGCGCTGCGGGTCGTCCGCCCCGGCGGCAACGTCGGCTACGTCGGGGTCCCCGCGGGTGCACCCGAGCTGCCGATGCCCTTCCTGTTCGCGAAGAACATCACCGTGGGTGGCGGGATGGCCCCCGCCCGCGCGTACATCGAGGAGCTGCTGCCCGACGTGCTCTCGCGGACGATCGAGCCGGGCCGGGTGTTCGACCTCGAGCTGCCCCTCGACCAGGCCGCCGAGGCGTACGCGGCGATGGACGAGCGGCGCGCGATCAAGGTGCTGCTGCGTCCGTAG
- a CDS encoding DUF3054 domain-containing protein, translating into MTRTWGWLAAVVDIVLIVAFALIGRSSHAEASSLTGLWTTAYPFLAGWLVGYLVVRGWRRPLRVWPTGVVVWVATVAIGMLLRVLTGQGDVAGDPLPLSFVIVATISLAVFLLGWRLLAGLVLRTGRRGRGRA; encoded by the coding sequence GTGACTCGCACCTGGGGCTGGCTCGCAGCCGTCGTCGACATCGTCCTCATCGTCGCCTTCGCGCTCATCGGGCGGTCCTCCCACGCCGAGGCCTCGTCGCTCACCGGACTGTGGACGACGGCGTACCCGTTCCTGGCCGGCTGGCTCGTCGGGTACCTGGTCGTGCGCGGTTGGCGGCGTCCGCTCAGGGTGTGGCCGACCGGTGTGGTGGTGTGGGTGGCGACGGTCGCGATCGGGATGCTGCTCCGCGTGCTGACCGGGCAGGGCGACGTCGCGGGGGATCCGCTGCCCCTGTCGTTCGTCATCGTCGCGACGATCTCGCTCGCGGTCTTCCTGCTGGGGTGGCGGCTGCTCGCCGGGCTCGTCCTCCGCACCGGGCGGCGGGGTCGCGGGCGCGCCTGA
- a CDS encoding long-chain-fatty-acid--CoA ligase, translating to MSIDTPRPWLASYAPGVPHDIDEPTGSLSDIVEQSADRFPGKVALEFFGRTTSYADLQEQILRAANGLRKLGVGAGDRVAIVLPNCPQHVVAFYAVLRLGAIVVEHNPLYTARELRHQFEDHGAKVAIAWDKSVSTLQDFPADLRLDAIVSVDLTRAMPRATRIALSLPVAKARESRAKLTTSVRGTTKWDDLVSTRKLSKRHPRPATTDVALIQYTSGTTGVPKGAVLSHRNLLANAAQARAWVPTIRRGDNTVYAVLPMFHAYGLTLCLTFAMSMASRLVLFPAFDPALVLKAMKKHPPTFLPAVPPIYTRLQHAADSAKVSLQGIEIGISGAMPLSQSVVEPWEARTGGYLVEGYGLSECSPVLMANPVSPERRLGAIGLPLSSTEARVVDPDDQTKVLGTGEAGELQVRGPQVFRGYWGKAEATDEVFTPDGWFRTGDVVSIDADGFVSIVDRLKELIITGGFNVSPSEVEDALLKHSSVREVAVVGITQGGNEQVVAAVVPKDRASFDAEALRAWSREQLAAYKVPRRIVVVDDLPRSMIGKVLRRKVRDQITAK from the coding sequence GTGAGCATCGACACGCCTCGTCCCTGGCTTGCCTCGTACGCCCCGGGGGTCCCGCACGACATCGACGAGCCCACGGGCTCGCTCTCCGACATCGTGGAGCAGTCCGCGGACCGCTTCCCGGGGAAGGTGGCGCTCGAGTTCTTCGGCAGGACGACGTCGTACGCCGACCTGCAGGAGCAGATCCTGCGGGCCGCGAACGGCCTGCGGAAGCTCGGCGTCGGTGCCGGCGACCGGGTGGCGATCGTGCTGCCGAACTGCCCGCAGCACGTGGTGGCGTTCTACGCGGTGCTCCGACTCGGCGCGATCGTCGTCGAGCACAACCCGCTCTACACGGCGCGCGAGCTCCGGCACCAGTTCGAGGACCACGGCGCGAAGGTCGCGATCGCGTGGGACAAGTCCGTCTCCACGCTCCAGGACTTCCCCGCAGACCTGCGCCTCGACGCGATCGTCTCCGTCGACCTGACGCGCGCGATGCCCCGTGCGACCCGTATCGCCCTGTCGCTGCCGGTGGCCAAGGCCCGCGAGTCGCGCGCGAAGCTCACCACGAGCGTGCGTGGCACGACGAAGTGGGACGACCTCGTCTCGACGCGCAAGCTGTCGAAGCGTCACCCGCGCCCGGCCACCACCGACGTCGCGCTCATCCAGTACACGTCCGGTACCACCGGGGTGCCGAAGGGTGCGGTGCTGAGCCACCGGAACCTGCTCGCCAACGCCGCGCAGGCACGGGCGTGGGTCCCGACGATCCGCCGGGGCGACAACACGGTGTACGCGGTGCTGCCGATGTTCCACGCCTACGGCCTGACGCTGTGCCTGACCTTCGCGATGAGCATGGCCTCGCGGCTGGTGCTCTTCCCGGCGTTCGACCCGGCACTCGTCCTCAAGGCGATGAAGAAGCACCCGCCGACGTTCCTGCCGGCCGTGCCGCCGATCTACACCCGACTGCAGCACGCGGCGGACTCGGCGAAGGTGTCGCTGCAGGGCATCGAGATCGGCATCTCGGGCGCCATGCCGCTGTCGCAGAGCGTCGTCGAGCCGTGGGAGGCCCGGACCGGCGGCTACCTCGTCGAGGGCTACGGCCTGTCCGAGTGCTCCCCCGTCCTCATGGCGAACCCGGTCTCCCCGGAGCGTCGCCTCGGCGCGATCGGACTGCCGCTGTCGTCCACCGAGGCCCGCGTGGTCGACCCGGACGACCAGACGAAGGTGCTCGGCACGGGCGAGGCCGGCGAGCTGCAGGTCAGGGGCCCGCAGGTGTTCCGCGGCTACTGGGGCAAGGCCGAGGCCACCGACGAGGTCTTCACGCCCGACGGCTGGTTCCGCACCGGTGACGTCGTGTCGATCGACGCGGACGGCTTCGTCAGCATCGTCGACCGGCTCAAGGAGCTCATCATCACCGGCGGCTTCAACGTCTCGCCGTCCGAGGTCGAGGACGCCCTGCTCAAGCACTCCAGCGTGCGCGAGGTCGCCGTCGTCGGCATCACGCAGGGCGGCAACGAGCAGGTCGTCGCGGCGGTCGTGCCGAAGGACCGGGCGTCGTTCGACGCCGAGGCGCTCCGTGCGTGGTCGCGCGAGCAGCTCGCGGCCTACAAGGTGCCGCGGCGCATCGTCGTGGTGGATGACCTGCCGCGCTCGATGATCGGCAAGGTGCTCCGCCGCAAGGTGCGGGACCAGATCACCGCGAAGTAG
- a CDS encoding spermidine/putrescine ABC transporter substrate-binding protein codes for MDGIDGRVRSAVDVWLRWLPRWQIGTARPRTRICRKCTGSPIASAAGFGPDVPHAVQHALIGRISTIVEDAVDEYTAKNLPLLHRELERAAARKRHAGYQPTEGLSPEFQGLDVDPEPSPGEPFLFTLDEMTGTGAGEQTPREPLSDEAKAALRHEIALSDECARATGTAVCLALVEHRPRIAEAVERLVEPQIAALVSDMFRGFDLPEENGRPGLF; via the coding sequence ATGGACGGCATCGACGGTCGCGTGCGGAGCGCGGTCGACGTGTGGTTGCGCTGGCTGCCGCGCTGGCAGATCGGGACCGCCCGCCCGCGGACGCGGATCTGCCGGAAGTGCACCGGTTCTCCGATCGCCTCGGCAGCGGGCTTCGGCCCGGACGTGCCGCACGCCGTCCAGCACGCGTTGATCGGTCGGATCTCGACCATCGTCGAGGACGCCGTCGACGAGTACACCGCGAAGAACCTCCCGCTGCTGCACCGTGAGCTCGAACGGGCCGCCGCGCGGAAGCGGCACGCGGGCTACCAGCCGACCGAGGGCCTGTCGCCGGAGTTCCAGGGACTCGACGTGGACCCGGAGCCGTCGCCCGGGGAGCCGTTCCTGTTCACCCTCGACGAGATGACCGGCACGGGGGCGGGGGAACAGACGCCGCGCGAACCGCTGTCCGACGAGGCGAAGGCCGCACTGCGGCACGAGATCGCCCTGTCCGACGAGTGTGCGCGCGCCACGGGGACGGCCGTGTGCCTGGCCCTCGTCGAGCACCGTCCGCGGATCGCCGAGGCCGTCGAACGCCTGGTCGAACCGCAGATCGCGGCGCTCGTGTCCGACATGTTCCGCGGGTTCGACCTGCCGGAGGAGAACGGTCGCCCCGGGCTGTTCTGA
- a CDS encoding ABC transporter permease → MTAVGASRQQLPVVVTSPVAIWFEDGWTVTRRNLTKIKRSPDMLVFAVLQPIMFVLLFSQVYGGAIQVRGTDYTQFLMAGIFAQTVVFGATFSGSAMAQDLKEGLIDRFRTLPMSASAVLVGRTNSDLVLNAISMVIMMLTGLAVGWRVGSAPHEFLAGVGLLLLFSYAFSWVMALLGMSVRTPEVINNASFMVLFPLTFISNAFVPSETMPLVLRVFAEWNPVSSLVQAARELFGNVGTAPVPDVWTMQHPVVTVLIGIVVLLVVFVPLSVRKYTRISAG, encoded by the coding sequence GTGACCGCCGTCGGCGCGTCGCGGCAGCAGCTGCCGGTGGTCGTGACCTCGCCCGTCGCGATCTGGTTCGAGGACGGCTGGACCGTCACGCGACGGAACCTGACGAAGATCAAGCGGTCCCCGGACATGCTCGTCTTCGCGGTGCTGCAGCCGATCATGTTCGTGCTGCTCTTCAGCCAGGTCTACGGCGGGGCGATCCAGGTGCGGGGGACCGACTACACGCAGTTCCTGATGGCGGGGATCTTCGCGCAGACCGTCGTGTTCGGGGCGACCTTCTCGGGGTCGGCGATGGCGCAGGACCTCAAGGAGGGCCTGATCGACCGCTTCCGGACCCTGCCGATGTCGGCGTCGGCGGTGCTCGTCGGGCGCACGAACTCGGACCTGGTGCTCAACGCGATCTCGATGGTGATCATGATGCTGACCGGGCTGGCGGTCGGGTGGCGGGTCGGGTCCGCACCGCACGAGTTCCTCGCCGGGGTCGGGCTGCTCCTGCTCTTCAGCTACGCGTTCAGCTGGGTGATGGCGCTGCTCGGGATGAGCGTCCGGACGCCGGAGGTCATCAACAACGCGTCCTTCATGGTGCTGTTCCCCCTGACGTTCATCTCGAACGCCTTCGTGCCGAGCGAGACGATGCCGCTCGTGCTGCGGGTGTTCGCCGAGTGGAACCCCGTGTCGTCGCTCGTGCAGGCCGCACGGGAGCTGTTCGGCAACGTCGGCACGGCTCCCGTCCCCGACGTCTGGACGATGCAGCACCCGGTCGTGACGGTGCTGATCGGGATCGTGGTGCTGCTCGTGGTGTTCGTGCCGCTGTCGGTGCGGAAGTACACCAGGATCAGCGCGGGCTGA